One segment of Solanum lycopersicum chromosome 1, SLM_r2.1 DNA contains the following:
- the LOC101255522 gene encoding UBP1-associated protein 2A isoform X1 produces the protein MAKKRKTRASEPSQPAEEPVEIKQEPEVEPAQEEEYENDAVEVEEEEAVHEDEEEQDPEEEEEEGGEDDEEEEETPGSGNDAVEGDNEKSEQVNGGGAEVKIEEGNEEDLEDEPLENLLEPFTKDQLTALIKEALAKYPDFKENIQKLADKDPAHRKIFVHGLGWDTTAETLTSVFGSYGEIEDCKAVADKVSGKSKGYGFILFKHRSGARKALKEPQKKIGTRMTSCQLASAGPVPAPPPSTAAAPVSEYTQRKIFVSNVAADLEPQKLLEYFSKFGEVEEGPLGLDKQSGKPKGFCLFVYKTVEGARKALEEPHKTFEGHTLHCQKAIDGPKHSKNFHQQQQPQSQQHYPQHHHHHNQQQHYYQHPAKKGKYSGSSAGSAGHLMAPSGPAPVGYNPAVAAVTPALGQALTALLATQGAGLGIGNLLGGLGGPVSHQGVQPVVNSATGYGAQGGYGAQPHMPYQNPQMQGGARPQGGGAPYSGYGGH, from the exons ATGGCGAAGAAGCGAAAAACCAGAGCTTCTGAACCTTCACAACCAGCTGAAGAACCAGTAGAGATTAAGCAAGAACCTGAGGTTGAACCCGCACAAGAAGAAGAGTACGAGAACGATGCTGTAGAAGTAGAGGAAGAAGAAGCAGTACATGAggatgaagaagaacaagatcccgaagaagaagaggaagaaggcGGTGAAGATgatgaggaagaagaagaaacgcCTGGATCTGGAAATGACGCCGTAGAGGGTGATAATGAAAAGTCGGAGCAAGTTAATGGAGGCGGCGCTGAGGTGAAGATTGAGGAAGGTAATGAAGAGGATTTGGAAGATGAGCCACTTGAGAATCTGTTAGAACCCTTTACGAAGGATCAACTTACAGCGCTTATTAAAGAAGCTTTAGCTAAATACCctgatttcaaagaaaatattcaGAAATTGGCTGATAAAGATCCGGCACACCGGAAAATCTTTGTTCATGGTTTAGGTTGGGATACAACAGCTGAAACGCTAACTAGTGTTTTTGGAAGTTACGGTGAAATTGAGGATTGTAAAGCTGTTGCCGATAAGGTTTCAGGGAAATCGAAAGGTTATGGGTTTATATTGTTTAAGCATAGGAGTGGTGCTAGGAAAGCTTTGAAggagccacagaagaagattgGTACAAGGATGACTTCTTGCCAGTTGGCTTCTGCTGGGCCGGTTCCGGCTCCTCCACCTTCTACAGCAGCCGCACCGGTTTCGGAGTATACACAAAGGAAGATTTTTGTTAGCAATGTAGCTGCTGATCTTGAACCTCAGAAGCTGTTGGAGTACTTTTCGAAGTTTGGTGAAGTTGAGGAGGGTCCACTTGGATTGGATAAGCAAAGTGGGAAACCTAAGGGGTTCTGTTTGTTTGTGTATAAGACTGTTGAGGGTGCTAGGAAGGCATTAGAGGAGCCACATAAGACCTTTGAAGGGCATACCCTTCATTGTCAGAAGGCAATTGATGGACCGAAGCATAGTAAGAATTTTCATCAGCAGCAACAGCCTCAGTCACAACAGCATTACCCtcagcatcatcatcatcataatcagcAGCAGCATTATTATCAGCATCCTGCAAAGAAGGGGAAATATTCAG GTAGCAGTGCAGGATCAGCTGGGCATCTGATGGCACCATCGGGGCCTGCACCTGTGGGATACAATCCTGCTGTGGCAGCTGTGACCCCAGCTCTTGGACAGGCACTGACAGCGCTGTTAGCTACACAAGGAGCTGGTTTGGGGATCGGTAATTTGCTTGGAGGTCTTGGTGGGCCAGTGAGTCATCAGGGTGTGCAACCAGTGGTGAACAGTGCAACAGGATATGGTGCCCAGGGTGGATATGGAGCTCAGCCTCATATGCCATACCAAAACCCACAGATGCAGGGTGGTGCAAGACCACAAGGTGGTGGTGCACCATACTCTGGCTATGGAGGTCACTAG
- the LOC101255230 gene encoding LOW QUALITY PROTEIN: ABSCISIC ACID-INSENSITIVE 5-like protein 2 (The sequence of the model RefSeq protein was modified relative to this genomic sequence to represent the inferred CDS: deleted 2 bases in 1 codon; substituted 1 base at 1 genomic stop codon): MNSHVSGQQYHLQSLDRQNSWFNLTLYEVENQLVDLGKPPGSMSFDEYSQVSSVWNADLIQTSGGNIDGTSTATSFQHQASLTLARVISSDTVDKVWRDIQXGQKVINLEEMNSQERELTLGETTLEDYLVKAGLFVADASLGHTMSLDNPTAMQNFVPPIGLSPSPSLSDTPVSDRKRGAMDIDKTIDRRLRRKIKNRESAARSRARKQAYHNELVNKVSHLEEENMKLKKEKELENMLSELSSEPRYQLRRTTSF, translated from the exons ATGAATTCTCATGTGAGTGGGCAACAATATCATTTACAGTCATTGGACAGGCAAAATTCATGGTTTAACCTTACGCTTTACGAGGTTGAGAATCAGTTGGTTGATTTAGGTAAGCCTCCGGGCAGTATGAGTTTTGATGAGTACTCACAAGTCTCAAGTGTGTGGAATGCAGATTTAATTCAGACTTCTGGAGGAAATATTGATGGTACTTCCACTGCCACTTCTTTTCAGCATCAGGCTAGCTTAACTCTGGCAAGGGTGATTAGTAGTGATACAGTTGATAAAGTGTGG AGAGACATACAATAAGGGCAGAAGGTGATAAATCTTGAGGAGATGAACAGCCAGGAGAGAGAGCTAACCCTTGGTGAGACTACTTTGGAGGACTACTTGGTGAAAGCCGGGCTTTTCGTTGCTGATGCTTCTTTAGGACATACAATGTCATTGGATAATCCTACGGCAATGCAAAATTTTGTGCCTCCAATAGGCTTGTCACCATCTCCTTCGCTGTCTGATACACCAGTTTCTGACCGGAAGAGGGGTGCTATGGACATCGATAAGACTATTGATAGGAGACTAAGGAGAAAGATCAAGAATAGAGAGTCAGCTGCACGGTCCCGAGCCAGAAAACAG GCTTACCACAATGAGCTGGTGAACAAGGTGTCACATCTGGAAGAGGAAAACATGAAGCTTAAGAAAGAGAAG GAACTGGAGAACATGTTATCCGAGTTGTCGTCTGAACCAAGATATCAGCTAAGACGAACGACTTCATTCTGA
- the AGO4A gene encoding argonaute 4A isoform X1, whose amino-acid sequence MAEEETNGAAAEGLPPPPPVPPDFTPAKTEIEPVKKKILRVPMARRGVGNKGQKIQILTNHFKVNVNNVDGHFFHYSVALFYEDGRPVDGKGVGRKVLDTVHETYDTELAGKDFAYDGEKSLFTIGALPRNKMEFTVVLDDVISNRNNGNSSPGGHGSPNEADRKRLRRPYQSKTFKVEISFAAKIPMQAIANALRGQESENSQEALRVLDIILRQHAAKQGCLLVRQSFFHNDPKNFVDVGAGVLGCRGFHSSFRTTQSGLSLNIDVSTTMIIQPGPVVDFLIANQNAKDPFSLDWAKAKRVLKNLRVKTTPTNQEYKITGLSDRPCREQLFTLKQKGKDADGEVQTTEVTVFDYFVNHRNIELRYSADLPCINVGKPKRPTFFPIELCSLVSLQRYTKSLSTFQRSSLVEKSRQKPQERMQVLSNALKINQYDAEPLLRSCGISISNNFTQIEGRVLPPPKLKTGGDDFVPRNGRWNFNNKRLVDPTKIERWAVVNFSARCNVQGLVSDLIKCGKQKGIMVEDPFDVFEESPQVRRAPPLVRVEKMFEQVQSKLPGAPKFLLCLLPERKNCDVYGPWKRKNLAEYGIVTQCIAPTRVNDQYITNVLLKINAKLGGLNSMLTVEHSPAIPMVSKVPTIILGMDVSHGSPGQSDVPSIAAVVSSRQWPSISRYRASVRTQSPKVEMIDNLFKRTSDTEDDGIMREALLDFYVSSGKRKPEHIIIFRDGVSESQFSQVLNVELDQIIEACKFLDEKWSPKFVVIVAQKNHHTKFFQPNDPNNVPPGTIIDNKVCHPRNYDFYLCAHAGMIGTTRPTHYHVLYDELGFSADDLQELVHNLSYVYQRSTTAISVVAPICYAHLAATQMGQWMKFEDASETSSSHNGVTNAGPVSVPQLPKLEEKVSSSMFFC is encoded by the exons ATGGCTGAAGAAGAAACAAATGGAGCAGCAGCAGAGGGTCTGCCACCTCCTCCCCCTGTTCCACCAGATTTCACTCCTGCTAAAACTGAAATTGAGCCTGTGAAGAAAAAGATCTTGCGCGTTCCCATGGCCAGGCGTGGTGTTGGAAATAAGGGACAAAAGATTCAAATACTTACTAATCACTTTAAAGTGAATGTAAACAATGTGGATGGACACTTCTTCCACTACAGT GTTGCCTTATTCTATGAAGATGGTCGACCAGTTGATGGGAAGGGAGTTGGAAGGAAGGTGTTAGACACAGTGCACGAAACTTATGATACAGAATTAGCTGGAAAGGACTTTGCCTATGATGGTGAAAAAAGCTTGTTTACCATTGGAGCACTCCCTAGGAATAAAATGGAGTTCACTGTTGTCCTTGATGACGTGATATCAAATAG GAACAATGGTAACAGCAGCCCCGGTGGGCATGGTAGTCCTAATGAAGCTGACAGGAAGAGGTTACGTCGTCCTTACCAGTCAAAAACTTTCAAGGTGGAGATCAGTTTTGCTGCCAAAATCCCGATGCAGGCGATTGCAAATGCTCTGCGTGGTCAAGAGTCAGAGAACTCTCAAGAAGCCTTGCGAGTCTTGGATATTATTTTGAGGCAGCATGCTGCAAAGCA GGGTTGCCTGCTTGTTCGACAATCCTTTTTCCACAATGATCCCAAGAACTTTGTTGATGTCGGCGCTGGTGTGCTTGGTTGTCGAGGATTCCATTCCAGCTTCCGGACTACCCAGAGTGGCTTGTCTTTGAACATTG ATGTGTCTACAACAATGATTATCCAGCCTGGGCCTGTCGTGGACTTCTTGATTGCAAATCAAAATGCAAAGGATCCCTTTTCACTGGATTGGGCAAAG GCAAAACGTGTGCTCAAGAATTTGAGGGTGAAGACAACCCCCACTAATCAAGAGTACAAGATTACTGGACTGAGTGACCGTCCTTGTCGTGAGCAACT aTTTACCCTGAAGCAGAAAGGAAAAGATGCAGATGGTGAGGTCCAAACTACTGAAGTTACTGTGTTCGATTACTTTGTCAACCACCGCAACATAGAGTTGCGTTATTCTGCTGATTTACCCTGCATAAATGTTGGGAAACCAAAGCGTCCCACCTTTTTCCCAATTGAG CTATGTTCCTTGGTGTCTTTGCAAAGATACACAAAATCCTTGTCCACATTCCAGAGGTCTTCACTAGTTGAGAAATCAAGGCAAAAGCCTCAGGAGAGGATGCAAGTCTTAAGCaat GCTCTCAAAATCAACCAATATGATGCTGAGCCTCTGCTTCGTTCCTGTGGAATATCCATTAGCAATAACTTCACTCAGATTGAAGGACGTGTTCTTCCTCCCCCAAag CTGAAGACGGGCGGTGATGACTTTGTCCCTCGTAATGGCAGATGGAATTTCAATAATAAG AGACTAGTTGATCCCACTAAGATAGAACGCTGGGCCGTTGTCAATTTTTCTGCACGCTGCAATGTACAAGGGCTAGTCAGTGATCTGATCAAATGTGGAAAACAGAAAGGAATT ATGGTGGAAGACCCATTTGATGTCTTTGAGGAGTCTCCACAAGTCAGGAGGGCTCCACCACTTGTGAGGGTTGAGAAGATGTTTGAGCAGGTTCAATCCAAGCTACCCGGGGCACCTAAATTCCTGCTTTGTTTGCTTCCTGAGAGGAAAAACTGTGATGTATACG GACCATGGAAGCGAAAGAATCTTGCTGAGTATGGCATTGTTACCCAGTGTATAGCTCCAACAAGAGTCAATGATCAATATATCACCAATGTGCTCCTGAAGATAAACGCGAAG CTTGGAGGTTTGAACTCTATGTTAACTGTTGAACATTCTCCTGCAATCCCTATGGTGTCTAAGGTCCCTACCATTATTCTTGGGATGGATGTGTCCCATGGCTCTCCTGGCCAATCTGATGTCCCTTCAATTGCAGCG GTTGTCAGTTCAAGGCAGTGGCCATCAATATCTCGTTACAGAGCTTCAGTTCGTACTCAGTCTCCTAAAGTGGAGATGATAGACAACTTGTTTAAACGTACCTCTGATACTGAAGATGATGGAATAATGAG GGAGGCGTTGCTAGATTTTTATGTGAGCTCTGGAAAAAGGAAGCCCGAGCATATAATAATATTCAG GGATGGTGTCAGTGAATCTCAGTTTAGTCAAGTTCTGAATGTTGAGCTGGACCAGATTATTGAG GCTTGTAAGTTTCTTGATGAGAAGTGGTCACCCAAGTTTGTGGTGATAGTTGCCCAGAAGAACCATCATACCAAGTTTTTCCAGCCTAATGATCCTAACAATGTTCCTCCAG GCACAATCATAGACAACAAAGTCTGTCACCCAAGGAATTATGACTTTTACCTGTGTGCTCATGCTGGAATGATT GGTACAACTCGTCCTACTCACTATCACGTCTTGTATGATGAGCTGGGTTTCTCTGCTGATGATCTTCAAGAGCTTGTTCATAATCTCTCTTATGT GTACCAGAGAAGCACCACTGCAATATCTGTTG TTGCTCCTATCTGTTATGCCCATCTTGCTGCTACTCAAATGGGACAGTGGATGAAGTTTGAAGATGCATCAGAGACTTCCTCAAGTCATAATGGAGTAACCAATGCTGGACCAGTCTCCGTTCCTCAGCTTCCAAAGCTCGAGGAGAAAGTTTCCAGTTCTATGTTCTTTTGCTAA